TGCCCGACCTTGCTCGACGCCACCACGTTACCCGGCGAGATATCGAACTTGTTGACCACGCCGGTGAAGCGGAACGTCTCCATGTTGCGTCCCTGCATCACCTGCTTCTCGCCACCCACGACATAAGCACCGTTCGGCAGCACTTCCACGATGGCCACGGCGATCGTGCCGGTGAGCGCCGTGGTCGAAGTCGAGTTGCCATTGCCCTTGAAGCTGCTCGCCGACTGACCGATGTTGAACCAGCGCTCCAGCACCGAGTCGGCGCCATCGGCCTTCGCGCTCCTGGCCGTCACGCTGGCGTTGCGCGACACGTCGCTCTGCGACTTGTTGCTGCCCGACGAGGACTCCGACACGGCGATCGTCAGCAGATCGCCCACGCGGTGCGCCACCGGCGTCTCGAACCAGTTGGTCGCGGTGGTCGGCTGATAGATGGAACCGGCCGTCTGTACGTTGGCCACACGCGGCATGGGCATCACGCTCATGGGCGTGGGCATGGGCGCCGGCGCCGAACAAGCGCCGAGCGTGGCGCTCGCGGCCGCCAACAACGCGAACGTCCGGACAAGGCCGCGCGATGTGGCGCGTCTTAACATCGATAGCTTCGACATGATGAGGCGCCCCCGCGCCGGCTCCGGATCTGGTCCGGGCCTTTCGAAAGATGTGAATGGTGGAAGCGATGAATGCCGTCGGACGCCGCGCAGAGCCATGACAGCATGACGGCCAGCTTCGTGAGGCATGGTAAAAAGCGCGCGTGCAGCGACTGCGGACAAATCGAGGAAAATTTGTGGAGGCACGGCGCGTGCCGCTCCGAAGCTGCGAGAATGGCGCGCCAGGTACGCACCGCCAGCCCAGTCAACACATTCACCCAAGCGCATGAACTCCGGCATCACCCGCAAGCTCTTCCTCGCCATCTTCGCGACGGGCCTGATCACCATGACGGTCACGGCGCTCGTGGTGCGCGCGACCGTCAACGATCACAGTTGGCTTCGGGACCACAACCTGATGTACCTGACGCTGCTCGGTGTAGCGACGCTCGGCGCCGTGGCGCTGCGCCTCGCCCACCGGTTGCTCGTGCCGGTCACGCCGCTGCTCGAAGCGACGCATCGCATGGCGATGGGCGATTACAGCGTCCGCGCGCCTACGGCCGGCGCCGACGAACTCGCGCAACTGGCCGCCGACCTGAACCGGCTGGCCGACACGCTCTCGCACAACGACCGGCTGCGCCGCGATCTGCTCGCGGACATCTCTCACGAGCTGCGCACGCCACTCTCGGTCATGCGCGGCGAAATCGAAGCCATGGAAGACGGCGTGCGGCCGCTCACGCGGGAGGCACTCGCCTCGCTGCGCGTCGAGATCTCGCTGCTCGCCAAACTGATCGACGACCTCTACGAACTTTCGCTATCCGACATCGGCGCGTTGACCTATCAGTTCGCCCCCGTGGACATGACCGAGCGGGTCGCCACGACAGTGGCCGCGTTCGGCGACTGGTTCGAGGCGAAGGGCATTTCGCTCAACGTGCACTTGCCGAACGACACGCTCGTCATCGACGGCGACCTGCATCGTCTCACCCAACTGCTCGGCAACCTGTTCGAGAACTCGTTGCGCTACACC
The Pandoraea pulmonicola DNA segment above includes these coding regions:
- a CDS encoding flagellar basal body L-ring protein FlgH yields the protein MSKLSMLRRATSRGLVRTFALLAAASATLGACSAPAPMPTPMSVMPMPRVANVQTAGSIYQPTTATNWFETPVAHRVGDLLTIAVSESSSGSNKSQSDVSRNASVTARSAKADGADSVLERWFNIGQSASSFKGNGNSTSTTALTGTIAVAIVEVLPNGAYVVGGEKQVMQGRNMETFRFTGVVNKFDISPGNVVASSKVGQAKVARVEDGQIADGSGGGWLQRVVLGVSPF
- a CDS encoding ATP-binding protein, whose amino-acid sequence is MNSGITRKLFLAIFATGLITMTVTALVVRATVNDHSWLRDHNLMYLTLLGVATLGAVALRLAHRLLVPVTPLLEATHRMAMGDYSVRAPTAGADELAQLAADLNRLADTLSHNDRLRRDLLADISHELRTPLSVMRGEIEAMEDGVRPLTREALASLRVEISLLAKLIDDLYELSLSDIGALTYQFAPVDMTERVATTVAAFGDWFEAKGISLNVHLPNDTLVIDGDLHRLTQLLGNLFENSLRYTDGGGAVRVYLSSTGKQLRLEIEDSAPGVPDDALPRLFERLFRVEASRSRRSGGAGLGLALCKHIVEAHGGQIVARHSPLGGLALAVTLPCQHGATANAAAPCSSQTNCAGAAAFGVHALTTLR